GATTAAAATGAAATCTACTAAGATGATAAATATTATTGTTTGTAGATTTACAAGAGATGTAAGCTATACTGCCAACAGATACAATCAGTGGTTACATCATTTGAAACGGTGGCTGGCCTTGGAAACGCAGCACTGTTCGTCTCTTCTGCTATCAGAGCCATTTTAAACCACTTTGGTTCTTTAAAAATCGCCATTTTGGACCAACTTAACTTCTCTGCCAAGAACAACAGTTGTAGAACTAATAGTAATTCTGCTACTACTGGTTTTGATTATTCCAATACTGCTGTTAAAGACGATCATATTTTGAAATTAGTTTGGGCATCTAAAACAGGCCTGGGTCATAACCCAATTCACAACTTGACCAATTTTCCCCGTTCTGCTTGGCGATCCCAAAGAGGACTCCCTGAACACGCAGTGGCCGTACTCAGAAAATGGCTCTTTGAGCACTTCCTTCATCCGTACGATTCAGTTTATCTCGTTATTTTTTTTGTTAGAAATATATATCGTTTCGTGATTAAAAAAAGTTCATATTGTTTGTGATCGTATTTAGGTATCCTACTGATTCGGAAAAGCAAATGCTGACTCAACAAACAGGGCTATCAAGAACTCAAGTGAAGCCTTTTCCTTTAATCAAATTATCATTCATTAATATAGTCATTTATTCATTTGAGTGTAACTCATCAAATTTGATTTGGGCAGGTTTCAAATTGGTTTATAAACTCAAGGGTAAGGCTATGGAAGCCAATGGTGGAAGAAATACAGGGTCTTCAAACACAACAAAATCAATCTCATTCAGATACGACCATGAATCACCATGCTAACGGCTCTACTCCATCTCTTAAATCGTATCTTGATAACCCAATTTCAATGGAGAATCTTCGTCCAGGAGAAAAAGGTCGAGAGATTTTATGCAAACGATCAACAAATGATCGCCATCATCATGAGATGATGATCAGTAGTTCCCACAATGCTCAGCAGAGTGAAGAAAAGGACTAATGATATTGTGCCTTGTGTTAACGTTGGTCACTAATCTAGCAATATTGACTGCTTTGAATGTGAACCTGCTTAAATAGTAATGAGGTTGATTCGTCATCACCATCACAATCTTTCAACAGATGGGATGTTTGTTAGAAGTAGCTGTGTAATTAGTTTTGAGTTAGTTTTGGTTGTTAGTACAGCTGAGAAGTTGTTAGCTGATTAATAGCTAATTCTTTCATTTCAGTAGCTGATTAGTACACTTGTTCTGTAACGTTTTTGCGTTCAATTAGAGAATTCTTCATTTccttttctctctgttttcttACAACTAATATGGTATGAGCGCCTTGGACATAGATCCGAAGCTTTCACTGTACTACTTGGTTTTTAAGGTGCAACCACCTCGGTTGCGATATACAGAAGTGTTCCCTTTCTCACTTCTGTTTTTATGTATACAACCAAGTAGAAAGTCTATCTTAATAGTGAATGTTCCCATTTACCATCATTTCCACTTCGGTTACTATGCTATCACCAaagtatagatatatatttaacttcggttgttttgaatttttttttacaaaaagttGTATATATAATCGGAAATCCAGACGTTCTTTACCAACAAATTAATAAACAATACACATAAAAAATTGCATATAACTCATCTCATCGTGCCTGTAGGTTCATCTAAAAAGCTGAGTTGCCAAAAAATTAGCTTGGCAATTGACAAACTTCATTAATTAaacaatatgattttttttttttgttcaggCTTATATACAAACATCAACAAATCCTAAAATCTCTTAacttttcaagaaaataatctaaTAAAACACAAGATTCAATGTTCAAATGAATGCAGATTTAACGTCTACTCATCATAAAAAGATTACATAGAAATACAAGTACAAACATAAAAGTAACCCACTTTAAACATGTCTTATTTCTCATTTCTCTCTGTTTTCCCACTAACCAAATAGATGAGAATCAcccccaaaaattaaaaaaaaaaaaagcaaatgaGAATCAATTAATAGACaacaaaatagaagaaaaaaatactTAAACAATGTTGCTGCAAAGTCGAAGATGCCGCGAGCCACCCAAAGTCAGCAACACCATTCGACCCCACCATCCAAAGCTGTGCCCCATCGCTGCCTTCAAGAGAGAAAGACTGAGAGAGTTAGCTAGACTACATGGCATCTTCGTTGTGCCCATCGCAACCTTGACGGAGAAACGAGTTGGAGGGAAAGACTTAGATCACATCGCCATCCTCGTCGTGCTCCATCGTTGTCCTTGTCTTGCTCGTTGGTGCACCGCAGGAAGGATTGAGAGGGAGGGAAGCTGAGGCGTTGCAGAGGAAAAATTAAAAGTGGGGGTGATGAGAAATCAGGAAGGAGGTTGAGGCGATGCAAAGGAGATATTAAGAGGGGAGGCTGAGAGACTTGAGAGGGGAATTTCTCAGCTGTAGTAACAAccaaagtgatacataaaagtatTTAATGGTTCCCAACAAATTTGGTGTCATTTGAAGCATTTTTTGGACCTTTCGAAGTGTCCAAAGTCGGAGCGGGTGACGATATGGCGATACCCAGGAGTGTTTTGTAAGTCTAATCTATTGGTTAGATCTAATAATGGTGCCTACTCTATGTATGGGTCAAAATCagtgatttgggagacttgatTCCCCTCTCTAATATATCTCTACCCTCATTCtatctctagctccaagaatctctagttttttccaaaaactctccaagaaagtgcttgacttagagagttgaaggcttgctcaatctcaatcctcaagagaaggcctcaagcatcaatggtgatTGAGAAATAGACTATTAAGATAGCGTTTCTcaatgtgtataagccttggttttgtggtTTGATTTGCTTGAAGGATTTGCTCAAAGAAAGTGGTAGTCTTGCttagggttttgaagcttcatcaaatatTGAAGAACTCCATTGATCCTAGGTTTGCAAATTCTTTCTCattcttttttaagtctctgtcaatccaaatttcgtgtagattctattttttgtaaTGGTGTTATTTCACTCTCCCctaacattctaatactctataatctaagatagcatatcatgggagaatctaactctctttcgactttgagattcatgacacaagactttgttagatttgATAGACTTGATGAGACTAATTTTGTGCGTTGGTAAGACAAGATTAGGTTCTTGCTTACTACTTTGAAGATTTcctatgtcttggataaagatCTAAAGGActtggaagagcccaaggaagatgatactcaatAAGTTgtgaaagaaaggaagaagagcgaagaagatgagttgatatgctggggtcacatcctcaatccCCTCTTGGATAGGCTATACGATCTCTATAACAACACCAAGACCGCCAGTGAGATTTGAGAGGCTTTGGAAAACAagtacaaagtggaagaggaaggtacaaagaaattcttTATTaatcaatatatggaatttaaattttatgatgataaaccccttctccctcaaattcatgagctgcaaattattgtacataaattgtctactcttaaaattgtattgcCGGAATAATTTCTTATTGGTGCTGTTATAGTCATGTTACCTCCTtcatggagaggctataggaaaaagatgctccatagaaatgaagagatttctttggaggaaattctcaagcacttgagaattgaggaggaatctcgatTTAGAGATTTGAATGATGAGAAGTCCAAAGGGGAGACTTCTAAGGTCAATGTAGTGGCAAATCaacctaacaagggcaaaggaaatgACACGAACAAGGGCAAAGGCCAAAAacccttggggcccaagaagaatgagggtcaattcaagagttccaagggaccttgctttgtgtgtggcaagaatggccactttgTTAGAGATTGTAGGATCAAAAGGAGCCATAACAATGAAGCAAAGGTCAACTCGGCTCAAGAGGAGCTAGTGGCTATACTAAGTGAGGtcaatgccattcatggaaaggtgagtgggtggtggtatgatacttgtgctaccattcatgtaacctatgatagatctctattcaagacgtttgaatcttcaaaggaaggacatgaaatccaaatggacaatgagaaaaggtccaaggttgaagaaaGGAAAATATTGACTTGTTCTTCACATccggcaagaaggttctactcactaatgttttgtatgtactgAAAATGAGtggaaaccttgtgagtggcaatttT
This genomic interval from Humulus lupulus chromosome 8, drHumLupu1.1, whole genome shotgun sequence contains the following:
- the LOC133794037 gene encoding BEL1-like homeodomain protein 9 isoform X1; this encodes MAEGLELFHVPQKVKTENKLQSAALLFQTRSTTTPSPLTQRPSPLSIGPNDAALNFHHDQMLSPSSRHAAINSSSHPPGPLYRLFSDDMRNGVVSLRPVDHLSLPDPSLRSSVPLGPFTGYASILRRSSFLKPAQQLLEEFCGLDRRVWGIPTVDEVGCKDRSAYQFKNSSLIFMLEEIYKRCKLYCQQIQSVVTSFETVAGLGNAALFVSSAIRAILNHFGSLKIAILDQLNFSAKNNSCRTNSNSATTGFDYSNTAVKDDHILKLVWASKTGLGHNPIHNLTNFPRSAWRSQRGLPEHAVAVLRKWLFEHFLHPYPTDSEKQMLTQQTGLSRTQVSNWFINSRVRLWKPMVEEIQGLQTQQNQSHSDTTMNHHANGSTPSLKSYLDNPISMENLRPGEKGREILCKRSTNDRHHHEMMISSSHNAQQSEEKD
- the LOC133794037 gene encoding BEL1-like homeodomain protein 9 isoform X2, encoding MAEGLELFHVPQKVKTENKLQSAALLFQTRSTTTPSPLTQRPSPLSIGPNDAALNFHHDQMLSPSSRHAAINSSSHPPGPLYRLFSDDMRNGVVSLRPVDHLSLPDPSLRSSVPLGPFTGYASILRRSSFLKPAQQLLEEFCGLDRRVWGIPTVDEVGCKDRSAYQFKNSSLIFMLEEIYKRCKLYCQQIQSVVTSFETVAGLGNAALFVSSAIRAILNHFGSLKIAILDQLNFSAKNNSCRTNSLGHNPIHNLTNFPRSAWRSQRGLPEHAVAVLRKWLFEHFLHPYPTDSEKQMLTQQTGLSRTQVSNWFINSRVRLWKPMVEEIQGLQTQQNQSHSDTTMNHHANGSTPSLKSYLDNPISMENLRPGEKGREILCKRSTNDRHHHEMMISSSHNAQQSEEKD